In Zingiber officinale cultivar Zhangliang chromosome 11B, Zo_v1.1, whole genome shotgun sequence, a single window of DNA contains:
- the LOC122033664 gene encoding zinc finger AN1 domain-containing stress-associated protein 15-like, producing MAGERCDLNKDEAEILKPSSSSSSSSPSILPQLSPLGFEAPKRPERFQAPTVPISCPSKTEEDCRPSPTIQSIKRCLICMKRVGLTDFRCHCGDLFCKLHRYSDSHDCSFNYKAAGREQITKANPLIRAAKIIKI from the coding sequence ATGGCAGGGGAAAGGTGTGATCTTAACAAGGACGAAGCGGAGATTCTCaaaccttcttcctcttcttcttcctcttccccttctaTTTTGCCGCAGCTTTCCCCTCTAGGATTTGAAGCTCCGAAGAGGCCTGAGAGATTCCAGGCACCTACTGTTCCGATTTCCTGCCCGTCGAAGACCGAGGAAGACTGTCGTCCATCCCCGACCATTCAGTCCATTAAGCGTTGCTTGATCTGCATGAAAAGGGTGGGCTTGACCGACTTCCGGTGCCACTGCGGTGATCTCTTCTGCAAACTTCACCGGTACTCCGATTCCCATGACTGCTCATTCAATTATAAGGCGGCTGGAAGAGAACAAATCACCAAGGCCAATCCTCTCATAAGAGCTGCGAAGATCATTAAAATATGA